In Candidatus Schekmanbacteria bacterium, a genomic segment contains:
- a CDS encoding HNH endonuclease: MNFYVAVTDNRWFEYLSEIKPDEVNFWKPGGGRFSAIQAGELFLFKLHSPLNFITGGGFFLRYSQLPLSLAWEAFGEKNGASDFETFRDAILSYRNQQEDFGINPMIGCIILTRPFFFKVNEWIPSPKDWAPSIVQGKTYSTDTSIGREIWDKVMERINGRHIIEEVGEDGPLYGNEYLVKARLGQGSFRVLVTDTYKRQCAITQEKTLPVLEAAHIKPVSKSGPYKIKNGLLLRSDLHKLFDLGYMTVTQDYKVEVSKKIREEYENGRDYYKLHGSSINLPSDRSYYPSIEYIQWHNENIFKG, encoded by the coding sequence ATGAATTTTTATGTTGCTGTAACAGATAATAGATGGTTTGAATATCTTTCAGAGATAAAGCCTGATGAGGTTAATTTCTGGAAACCGGGAGGGGGAAGGTTTAGTGCCATTCAGGCAGGCGAGCTCTTTTTATTCAAACTGCATAGCCCGCTGAATTTTATAACAGGCGGTGGGTTTTTCCTTAGATATTCCCAACTGCCTCTGTCTCTTGCTTGGGAAGCATTTGGAGAAAAGAATGGTGCATCGGACTTTGAAACATTCCGAGATGCAATTTTAAGTTATAGGAACCAGCAGGAGGATTTTGGAATTAATCCTATGATTGGATGTATCATATTGACAAGACCTTTCTTTTTTAAGGTAAATGAATGGATTCCATCTCCTAAAGATTGGGCACCAAGCATTGTGCAAGGAAAAACTTATTCCACTGATACGAGCATTGGCAGGGAGATTTGGGATAAGGTAATGGAAAGAATCAATGGCAGGCACATCATTGAAGAAGTTGGAGAAGATGGTCCTCTCTATGGTAATGAGTATTTGGTTAAAGCTCGCCTTGGGCAGGGGTCTTTTCGGGTCCTTGTTACAGATACATACAAAAGACAATGTGCTATAACACAGGAAAAAACACTACCTGTGCTCGAAGCGGCACATATAAAACCAGTTTCAAAATCAGGACCCTATAAAATTAAAAATGGTCTTCTTCTTCGTTCAGATTTGCATAAGCTTTTTGATTTAGGGTATATGACGGTTACGCAGGATTACAAAGTTGAGGTGAGCAAAAAGATACGCGAAGAATATGAAAACGGGCGGGATTATTACAAGCTTCACGGAAGTTCAATAAATCTCCCCTCAGATAGATCTTATTATCCTTCAATTGAATATATTCAGTGGCATAATGAAAATATATTCAAGGGATAA